One Aneurinibacillus migulanus genomic region harbors:
- a CDS encoding proline--tRNA ligase: MKQSKLFLPTLREVPAEAEIISHQLMVRAGLMRQLVSGVYTYLPLGYRVLRKVQQIVREEMDRADAQEISMPAIQPAELWQETGRWDAYGPELMRLKDRHNRDFVLGPTHEEVVTSLVRDNLNTYKKLPINLYQIQTKYRDEVRPRFGVIRSREFIMKDAYSFDTTREGLDKSYDSMYDAYTRIFTRTGLTFRAVEADAGAIGGKGTHEFMALSEIGEDTIAYCTSCDYAANLEKAEVVYKPAAEESTSQIEMEKVSTPDVKTIEQLMNHFDMEARQMIKALVFKADDRFVVALIRGDHELNDIKLKNIVDANVLTMATEAEMSKLGVPVGFVGPINLPDDIKVYADSAVRDMKIAVTGANEKDYHYKNVVPERDFTVTAYTDLRNIIEGDECPRCGGHIAFARGIEVGHVFKLGTRYSEKMGAKFLDENGREQPMIMGCYGIGISRTVAACVEQNNDENGIIWPWSLAPFHIHVVPVNVKNDEQKQLAESLYEKLQNEGFEVLLDDRPERAGVKFKDADLIGLPIRITVGGKAGEGLVECKVRKTGESKDIHIDELMTYVKELADSLQ, translated from the coding sequence GTGAAGCAGTCTAAACTATTTCTTCCGACGTTGCGGGAAGTTCCTGCAGAGGCGGAGATTATCAGCCATCAGCTAATGGTACGGGCAGGATTAATGCGCCAACTCGTATCTGGAGTGTATACATATTTGCCGCTGGGCTACCGTGTTCTGCGTAAGGTGCAACAAATCGTGCGTGAGGAAATGGACCGCGCCGATGCGCAAGAAATCTCGATGCCGGCCATTCAGCCAGCTGAGCTGTGGCAGGAGACCGGACGTTGGGATGCGTATGGTCCGGAATTGATGCGTTTGAAAGATCGCCATAACCGAGATTTTGTACTGGGTCCGACACATGAAGAAGTAGTAACCAGCCTTGTTCGCGATAATCTAAATACATACAAGAAGCTGCCAATTAACTTGTATCAAATCCAGACGAAGTATCGCGATGAAGTACGCCCTCGTTTCGGGGTTATACGTTCGCGTGAGTTTATAATGAAGGATGCATACAGCTTCGATACGACCCGTGAAGGACTGGACAAGAGCTATGACAGCATGTATGACGCCTACACGCGCATCTTTACGCGTACAGGGTTAACCTTCCGTGCAGTTGAAGCGGATGCAGGAGCCATCGGTGGTAAAGGAACACACGAGTTCATGGCTCTCTCTGAAATCGGAGAGGATACGATCGCTTATTGCACATCTTGTGACTATGCAGCAAACCTGGAAAAGGCGGAAGTGGTCTACAAGCCTGCAGCAGAAGAATCTACTTCTCAAATAGAAATGGAAAAAGTGTCGACACCAGATGTGAAAACGATTGAACAGTTAATGAATCACTTCGATATGGAAGCACGTCAAATGATTAAAGCGCTCGTTTTTAAAGCCGATGATCGTTTTGTTGTCGCGCTTATACGCGGTGATCATGAGTTGAACGACATAAAACTTAAAAACATCGTCGATGCTAATGTGCTTACCATGGCTACGGAAGCGGAGATGAGCAAGCTTGGCGTACCTGTCGGCTTCGTCGGTCCTATTAATCTGCCGGATGATATTAAGGTGTATGCTGATTCCGCTGTACGGGACATGAAGATAGCGGTAACCGGAGCTAACGAGAAAGACTACCATTATAAAAATGTGGTACCGGAACGCGACTTTACTGTTACAGCTTATACTGATTTACGCAACATTATTGAAGGTGATGAATGCCCTCGCTGCGGTGGCCATATTGCATTTGCACGGGGAATTGAAGTCGGACACGTATTCAAACTGGGGACACGCTATAGTGAAAAGATGGGCGCGAAATTCCTCGACGAGAATGGCAGAGAGCAGCCAATGATTATGGGCTGCTACGGTATTGGTATCTCCCGTACAGTAGCTGCCTGCGTCGAACAGAACAATGACGAGAACGGCATTATCTGGCCCTGGTCGTTGGCACCTTTCCATATTCATGTTGTACCGGTTAACGTGAAAAATGACGAGCAGAAACAGCTGGCAGAATCTCTCTATGAAAAACTGCAAAACGAAGGGTTTGAGGTATTGTTGGACGACCGCCCAGAACGAGCGGGCGTAAAGTTCAAAGATGCTGATTTAATCGGGCTTCCGATCCGAATTACAGTCGGAGGCAAAGCAGGAGAAGGGCTTGTAGAATGCAAAGTTCGCAAGACGGGTGAAAGTAAGGATATACATATTGATGAGCTAATGACTTATGTCAAAGAATTGGCGGATTCATTACAATAA
- a CDS encoding PolC-type DNA polymerase III produces MENDTAKQERFGLLLQQLAIPPEFVEKYFSDGLIEKVEVYRQEKRWHFYLQLPELLPLNVYQAFHAKLVQAFQNIASVDCNMRYVHPVQMPGFVKEYWPLIVEKVSPHINSTATYLKNATYEIADNRLQLGVLDTFAVEKMKQRQVDEWINRTMKQLCGDSLPIVYHVAQNEEKYQQFVEQREEEDRSRAMEALLEKQKEKEKVEANKEAAASMEVLQLGYDIKDDSVSICDIQEEMGRTCIEGLVFGAEVRELRSGRTLCTFNITDYTDSLQVKIFARDKDDVPKLAAIKNGIWLRVRGPIQEDTFARELVMMAKDLIQIKPSASRMDDAEEKRVEFHCHTNMSAMDGIASAERLIKQAAEWGHKAIAITDHAVAQAFPEAFSAAKKHGIKILYGMEANVVSDSTVIVHQSQERMLADDTYVVFDVETTGLSVVNNTIIELAGVKMKNGEIIGKYESFVNPHEPIPLNIQQLTSITDDMVKDAPELDQVIREFVEFVGDAVLVAHNAKFDMGFLQASCKQSGLPPVPNPFLDTLELARFLYPGMRNHRLNTLASKFNVSLENHHRAVDDSEATGYIFFFMLKEVLEQDIINLNDLNNHVGLDLQNSRPFHCNIYALNEIGKKNLYKLISLSHTEYLYKTPRIPRAQIQKHREGLLISSGCEKGELFETVLNKSPEEAEEVARFYDVLEIQPIEINRHLVEKQLVANEAALMDANRKIVELGEKLNLPVIATGNVHYVHPYEKDYRTILIHGITGFSPLKDQYKPDAHLRTTDEMLEEFKYLGEEKAKEVVITNPNMLADQFEELEIIPKDLYTPKIEGADEEIRSMSYNKAKELYGEPLPEIVEKRLEKELNSIITHGFAVIYLISHKLVKKSIDDGYLVGSRGSVGSSFVATMTEITEVNPLPPHYRCPECKHSEWFTKGEYGSGFDLPRKNCPTCDIPMTGDGHDIPFETFLGFKGDKVPDIDLNFSGEYQPHAHNYTKVLFGEEYVYRAGTIGTVAEKTAYGFVRKYGEEKGKTWRNAEMSRLATGCSGVKRTTGQHPGGIIVVPDYMEIYDFCPIQYPADDKEAEWRTTHYDFHSIHDNLLKLDILGHDDPTVIRMLQDLTGLDPKKIPIGDPEVMRIFSGTDVLGVTPEQIDSNVGTLGVPEFGTKFVRQMLEDTRPSTFAELVQISGLSHGTDVWLNNAQELVRNGTCELKDVIGCRDDIMVYLMHKGLEPSFAFKIMESVRKGKGLTPEMEEEMKNNNVPDWYIWSCKQIKYMFPKAHATAYVLMAVRIAYFKVHYPIHFYATYFTVRADDFDAELAVQGSAAIRARIKEIVEKGNDAQPKEKTLLTVLEMCLEMCERGFRFQNVDLYRSDASQFIIDGNSLIPPFNALAGVGTNAAINIVKAREAGEFLSIEDLQQRARCSRSVIELLQHQGCLSSLPETNQLSLF; encoded by the coding sequence ATGGAAAACGACACTGCGAAGCAAGAACGCTTTGGACTTTTGCTTCAGCAATTGGCTATTCCACCCGAATTTGTTGAAAAGTATTTTTCCGACGGTCTCATTGAGAAAGTGGAAGTCTACCGTCAGGAGAAACGCTGGCATTTCTATTTGCAACTTCCCGAACTGCTACCACTGAACGTATACCAAGCATTTCATGCCAAGCTGGTACAGGCGTTTCAAAATATTGCTTCGGTTGATTGTAATATGAGATATGTCCACCCTGTCCAAATGCCAGGGTTCGTAAAAGAATATTGGCCACTCATCGTAGAAAAAGTGTCGCCGCACATCAACTCGACAGCAACATATTTGAAGAACGCTACATACGAAATAGCGGATAATCGTTTGCAGCTCGGTGTGCTTGATACATTCGCCGTCGAAAAAATGAAGCAGCGTCAAGTAGATGAATGGATAAACCGTACGATGAAGCAACTGTGCGGCGATTCTCTGCCGATTGTTTATCATGTAGCACAAAACGAAGAAAAGTATCAGCAATTCGTTGAGCAACGGGAAGAAGAAGATCGCAGCCGTGCTATGGAAGCACTACTGGAAAAACAGAAAGAAAAAGAGAAAGTTGAAGCGAATAAAGAAGCGGCCGCTTCGATGGAAGTATTGCAGCTCGGTTATGACATTAAGGATGATTCCGTCTCAATTTGCGACATTCAGGAAGAAATGGGCCGCACTTGTATTGAAGGGCTTGTATTCGGTGCAGAAGTACGTGAGCTGCGCAGTGGTCGGACGTTATGCACCTTCAATATTACAGATTATACGGATTCGCTGCAGGTAAAAATCTTTGCGCGTGACAAAGATGATGTACCGAAACTTGCGGCTATTAAGAACGGCATTTGGCTCCGCGTACGCGGACCAATCCAGGAAGATACGTTTGCGCGCGAGTTGGTCATGATGGCGAAGGACTTGATTCAAATCAAGCCATCGGCATCCCGTATGGATGATGCGGAAGAAAAACGGGTGGAATTTCATTGCCATACGAATATGAGTGCCATGGACGGTATCGCCTCCGCCGAGCGTTTAATCAAACAGGCTGCCGAATGGGGTCATAAGGCGATCGCTATTACAGATCATGCCGTAGCACAAGCATTTCCTGAAGCATTTTCCGCTGCAAAAAAACACGGCATCAAGATACTATACGGTATGGAAGCAAATGTTGTGTCCGATTCGACCGTTATTGTACATCAGTCACAGGAACGTATGCTGGCTGATGATACGTATGTGGTTTTTGACGTAGAGACAACCGGACTATCTGTCGTGAATAATACGATTATCGAGCTTGCGGGCGTTAAGATGAAAAACGGTGAAATTATCGGCAAGTACGAATCATTCGTCAATCCACATGAACCTATCCCGCTTAATATTCAGCAATTAACCAGTATTACGGACGATATGGTAAAAGACGCGCCGGAACTTGATCAAGTCATCCGCGAATTTGTTGAATTTGTTGGTGATGCAGTGCTTGTAGCACATAATGCCAAGTTCGATATGGGCTTTTTGCAAGCGAGTTGTAAGCAAAGCGGCCTTCCACCGGTACCAAATCCGTTCCTGGATACGCTGGAGCTGGCACGCTTCCTCTATCCAGGCATGCGCAATCATCGATTGAATACGCTGGCATCCAAGTTTAATGTGAGCCTGGAGAATCATCACCGTGCAGTTGACGACTCTGAAGCGACAGGGTATATCTTCTTCTTTATGTTAAAAGAAGTACTGGAACAGGACATCATAAATCTCAATGATTTAAATAATCATGTAGGATTGGATTTGCAGAACTCGCGCCCGTTTCACTGCAATATTTATGCGTTAAATGAAATTGGAAAGAAAAATCTTTATAAACTTATTTCGTTGTCTCATACGGAATATTTGTACAAAACACCACGCATTCCACGGGCGCAAATTCAAAAGCATCGGGAGGGCTTGCTCATCAGCTCAGGCTGTGAAAAAGGTGAGTTATTTGAAACGGTACTTAATAAAAGTCCAGAAGAGGCTGAAGAAGTAGCTCGGTTCTATGATGTACTGGAAATTCAACCGATCGAAATTAATCGCCACTTGGTGGAGAAGCAATTAGTCGCGAACGAAGCAGCACTTATGGATGCGAACCGCAAAATTGTGGAGCTTGGCGAGAAGCTTAATCTTCCAGTCATTGCAACAGGCAATGTGCATTATGTTCATCCGTATGAAAAAGACTATCGTACGATTTTGATTCACGGTATTACCGGTTTTAGCCCGCTTAAAGATCAATACAAGCCGGATGCGCATTTGCGCACGACGGATGAGATGCTAGAAGAATTCAAATATCTGGGCGAGGAGAAAGCGAAGGAAGTCGTCATAACAAATCCAAACATGCTGGCGGATCAGTTTGAAGAACTCGAAATCATTCCGAAAGATTTGTATACGCCGAAAATCGAAGGTGCAGACGAAGAAATCCGTTCGATGAGCTATAACAAAGCGAAAGAGCTATATGGTGAACCGTTGCCGGAAATCGTAGAGAAAAGATTAGAAAAAGAGCTTAACAGCATTATTACGCACGGCTTTGCGGTTATTTACCTCATCTCACACAAGCTCGTGAAGAAGTCAATCGATGATGGTTATCTTGTGGGCAGCCGGGGTTCTGTCGGTTCATCCTTTGTCGCCACGATGACGGAAATTACCGAGGTGAATCCGCTACCGCCACATTACCGTTGCCCGGAGTGCAAGCATAGCGAATGGTTTACTAAAGGGGAATATGGCTCCGGTTTTGACTTGCCTAGGAAAAATTGCCCCACCTGCGACATTCCGATGACAGGCGATGGACATGATATTCCGTTTGAGACGTTCCTTGGTTTTAAAGGGGATAAAGTTCCTGACATTGACTTAAACTTCTCGGGGGAATATCAACCGCATGCGCATAACTATACGAAAGTGTTGTTCGGTGAAGAGTATGTGTATCGCGCAGGAACGATTGGTACAGTAGCGGAGAAAACAGCATATGGGTTTGTGCGTAAATATGGGGAGGAAAAGGGGAAAACCTGGCGTAATGCGGAAATGAGTCGACTCGCCACAGGATGCTCCGGAGTTAAGCGGACGACGGGACAGCATCCTGGCGGAATTATTGTTGTTCCGGATTATATGGAAATCTACGATTTTTGTCCGATTCAATATCCAGCCGACGATAAGGAAGCGGAATGGCGCACGACGCACTACGACTTCCATTCCATCCATGATAACTTATTAAAACTTGATATTCTTGGCCACGACGATCCGACTGTTATCCGGATGTTGCAGGATTTGACCGGACTCGATCCGAAGAAAATTCCGATCGGAGATCCGGAAGTGATGAGAATTTTTAGCGGAACGGACGTGCTGGGCGTTACACCAGAGCAAATCGACAGCAATGTAGGAACACTGGGTGTTCCTGAATTCGGGACGAAATTCGTCCGCCAGATGCTTGAAGATACACGACCGTCTACATTTGCTGAACTGGTACAGATTTCAGGGCTGTCGCACGGAACGGACGTATGGCTTAACAATGCTCAGGAGCTTGTGCGCAACGGTACGTGCGAGCTTAAAGATGTTATCGGCTGTCGGGACGATATTATGGTGTATTTGATGCACAAAGGCCTTGAACCTTCCTTTGCCTTCAAAATCATGGAGTCGGTACGGAAAGGGAAAGGTCTCACACCGGAGATGGAAGAGGAGATGAAAAACAATAATGTGCCGGATTGGTACATCTGGTCGTGTAAACAGATTAAGTACATGTTCCCGAAGGCGCATGCCACAGCTTATGTATTGATGGCGGTGCGAATTGCGTACTTCAAGGTACATTATCCGATTCATTTCTATGCCACATACTTTACGGTACGTGCGGATGATTTTGATGCCGAACTTGCTGTACAGGGATCGGCGGCAATCCGAGCCCGTATTAAAGAAATCGTAGAAAAAGGCAACGACGCGCAACCGAAGGAGAAAACGTTGCTTACCGTATTGGAGATGTGTCTGGAGATGTGTGAGCGGGGGTTCCGGTTCCAGAACGTAGATTTATATCGTTCGGATGCAAGTCAGTTTATTATTGACGGCAATAGCCTTATCCCGCCATTCAACGCTCTGGCGGGCGTAGGGACGAATGCGGCTATCAATATTGTTAAGGCGCGTGAGGCGGGCGAGTTCCTATCTATTGAAGATTTGCAGCAGCGTGCCCGTTGTTCCCGTTCTGTCATCGAGCTTCTTCAACACCAAGGCTGTCTAAGCAGTTTGCCAGAAACGAACCAGCTTTCGCTGTTTTAG
- the rimP gene encoding ribosome maturation factor RimP, with protein MSLSQHVIAVTEELVAPILEEENLELVEIEYKKEGSNWFLRVYIDKEGGVDIEDCGRVSEKLSKKLDEIDPIPGAYFLEVSSPGAERPLKKEQDFERAVGKHVHVTTYEPINGSKVFEGELVSYDGKQLEIKEAKASALIPRDKVASARLAIVF; from the coding sequence ATGTCCTTGAGTCAACATGTAATCGCCGTGACCGAAGAGCTGGTCGCACCGATTCTGGAAGAAGAAAATTTGGAGCTCGTCGAAATCGAATACAAAAAAGAGGGCAGTAACTGGTTCCTCCGTGTCTACATCGATAAAGAAGGCGGCGTTGATATCGAAGATTGCGGGCGTGTCAGCGAGAAGCTGAGCAAGAAGCTGGACGAGATCGATCCGATTCCTGGGGCATACTTCCTTGAAGTATCTTCACCTGGTGCTGAGCGACCGTTGAAAAAAGAGCAGGATTTTGAGCGTGCGGTGGGCAAGCATGTACATGTGACCACTTACGAGCCGATCAACGGCTCCAAAGTATTCGAAGGCGAACTTGTCTCTTATGACGGTAAACAGCTCGAAATCAAAGAAGCGAAAGCAAGCGCACTCATTCCACGCGACAAAGTCGCCAGCGCCCGCCTCGCAATCGTGTTTTAA
- the nusA gene encoding transcription termination factor NusA — MNAEFIEALHEIEREKGISKEVLIEAIEAALVSGYKRNFNSAQNVRVDINRELGNVRVFARKTVVEEVTDPRAQISLDEAQEIDPNYMVDDIIDMEVTPRDFGRIAAQTAKQVVTQRIREAERGIIYSEFIDREQDIVTGIVQRQDGRFYYIDLGKVEALMPLNEKMPNESFKQGDRVKAFITKVEKTTKGPQIFVSRTHPGLLKRLFELEVPEIFDGVVEIKSVAREAGDRSKIAVYSADPNVDPVGACVGPKGMRVQTIVQELKGEKIDIMKWSEETAEYVANALSPSKVVHVTVYEGEKVTRVIVPDYQLSLAIGKRGQNARLAAKLTGWKIDIKSETQAAEEGFVYSEPVSVIPAKGFKETEEALVQDEAYDIEANAVEEASTADVVDERE, encoded by the coding sequence ATGAACGCCGAGTTTATTGAAGCATTACATGAGATAGAGAGAGAAAAAGGAATTAGCAAAGAAGTGCTGATCGAAGCAATCGAAGCAGCGCTTGTCTCCGGCTATAAACGTAATTTTAATTCTGCGCAAAATGTGCGTGTCGATATTAACCGCGAATTGGGCAATGTGCGTGTATTTGCCCGCAAAACTGTAGTAGAAGAAGTAACGGATCCTCGTGCTCAAATCTCGCTTGATGAAGCGCAGGAAATCGATCCGAACTATATGGTTGATGACATTATTGATATGGAGGTTACTCCGCGTGATTTTGGACGCATTGCAGCGCAAACAGCTAAACAGGTCGTCACCCAGCGTATCCGCGAAGCGGAACGAGGCATTATTTATAGCGAATTTATTGACCGTGAACAAGACATTGTAACAGGTATTGTACAGCGCCAAGACGGCCGGTTCTATTATATCGATTTAGGTAAAGTAGAAGCGTTAATGCCGCTGAATGAAAAAATGCCTAATGAATCGTTCAAGCAGGGTGATAGAGTCAAAGCATTTATTACAAAAGTAGAAAAAACGACAAAGGGTCCGCAGATATTTGTGTCCCGTACTCATCCGGGCCTTCTGAAACGCTTGTTTGAGTTAGAAGTTCCGGAAATATTCGATGGTGTCGTGGAGATTAAGTCCGTGGCGCGCGAAGCAGGAGATCGCTCTAAAATCGCTGTTTACTCTGCCGATCCGAACGTAGATCCAGTAGGTGCCTGTGTTGGTCCGAAAGGCATGCGTGTACAGACGATCGTGCAAGAATTGAAAGGCGAAAAAATCGATATTATGAAATGGTCGGAAGAGACAGCTGAATATGTGGCTAATGCACTGAGTCCTTCAAAAGTTGTACATGTAACCGTATATGAGGGTGAGAAGGTAACACGTGTCATCGTGCCGGACTATCAGTTGTCGCTTGCTATCGGGAAGCGAGGGCAGAACGCTCGTCTTGCCGCTAAGCTGACTGGGTGGAAAATCGATATTAAAAGTGAAACACAGGCTGCAGAAGAAGGGTTCGTATATAGTGAACCGGTTTCTGTCATTCCGGCCAAAGGATTCAAAGAAACGGAAGAAGCCTTGGTACAGGATGAGGCGTACGATATCGAAGCTAATGCAGTTGAAGAGGCTTCCACGGCCGATGTCGTGGATGAAAGGGAGTAG
- the rnpM gene encoding RNase P modulator RnpM has protein sequence MKSRKTPQRKCIATQEMYDKRDMLRIVRTPEGEVKVDPTGKASGRGAYVCRSREAFDIVKKKKLLNRALKAEVTDAMYEALEQEFMRHVRK, from the coding sequence GTGAAATCGAGAAAAACTCCGCAACGCAAATGCATCGCCACTCAGGAGATGTATGATAAGCGCGATATGCTGCGCATTGTGCGGACACCGGAGGGCGAGGTTAAAGTCGACCCGACCGGCAAAGCATCAGGGCGTGGTGCATACGTATGCCGCTCCCGGGAAGCATTTGATATTGTAAAAAAGAAGAAGCTTCTTAACCGCGCTTTGAAAGCAGAAGTAACAGACGCGATGTATGAAGCGCTAGAACAAGAATTTATGAGGCATGTGCGTAAATGA
- a CDS encoding YlxQ family RNA-binding protein: MNKVEQMIGLAQRARKLITGEELVIKAVRQGQVHLVILADDASPNTRKKVMDKCGSYKVSCVPYGNRQTLGAALGKEQRVVIGVTDAGFAERLTQLMNQ; encoded by the coding sequence ATGAATAAAGTAGAGCAGATGATTGGCCTGGCGCAGCGGGCCCGCAAGCTCATCACGGGAGAAGAACTCGTCATCAAGGCCGTTCGTCAAGGGCAGGTACACCTGGTCATACTGGCGGACGATGCATCCCCGAATACCCGCAAAAAAGTAATGGATAAGTGCGGCAGCTACAAAGTTTCCTGCGTACCATACGGCAATCGACAAACGCTTGGCGCCGCGCTTGGAAAGGAGCAACGAGTTGTCATTGGCGTGACCGATGCCGGCTTCGCAGAAAGATTGACGCAGCTGATGAACCAATAA